A portion of the Cloacibacillus sp. An23 genome contains these proteins:
- a CDS encoding gamma-glutamyltransferase family protein, whose protein sequence is MFSLNFDPFSYRYPSRRTLVCGARGMVATTQPLAAQAGLDIIKKGGNAVDAAVATAACLTVVEPTSNGIGGDSFALVWNGGKLHGLNSSGCAPALADAEALRARGCSSVPLYGWEAVTVPGAPAAWAELNRRFGRLPLEDVLAPAAWYAENGFPVSPTVSSLWKRAFAAFEKNLSGDRFSHIFAAFTLSGRAPEPGEIWRNPAQAATLRKIAATGARAFYEGETAEAIDAFSKSCGGWLRLEDLAAFRPEWVEPISVNYKGYDVWEIPPNGQGITALMALNILNNFEMAERECARSYHIQIEAMKLAFAESLAEVADPRYMRRTVEELLSDEFAKRRAALIDPERAGLPTSERQSSGGTVYLAAADGEGGMISMIQSNYHGFGSGLCVPGTGVTLHNRGNNFSLDPESPNCLAPGKKPYHTIIPGFITRGGEPVGPFGVMGAFMQPQGHVQTAVNMIDFALNPQEALDAPRWQWFRDRSVGLEQGVPNHIAAKLAEMGHEIRMDFDRIDYGRGQIIQRLESGALIGATEPRADGYVAAW, encoded by the coding sequence GTGTTTTCTTTGAATTTCGATCCTTTCAGCTACAGATACCCGTCGCGCCGCACTCTCGTCTGCGGAGCGCGCGGCATGGTCGCGACTACGCAGCCCCTCGCGGCGCAGGCCGGGCTCGACATTATAAAGAAGGGCGGAAACGCCGTGGACGCGGCGGTCGCGACGGCGGCCTGTCTGACGGTCGTCGAGCCGACGAGCAACGGCATAGGCGGCGACTCATTCGCCCTCGTATGGAACGGAGGAAAGCTGCACGGACTGAACTCGAGCGGCTGCGCCCCGGCGCTCGCCGACGCAGAAGCGCTGCGCGCGCGCGGCTGCTCAAGCGTGCCGCTCTACGGCTGGGAGGCCGTGACTGTGCCCGGCGCGCCGGCGGCGTGGGCGGAGCTCAACCGCCGCTTCGGCCGTCTGCCGCTCGAAGATGTCCTCGCACCCGCAGCGTGGTACGCGGAGAACGGTTTTCCCGTGTCGCCGACCGTGAGTTCGCTGTGGAAGCGCGCTTTCGCGGCTTTCGAGAAAAATCTCAGCGGAGACCGGTTCTCTCACATTTTTGCGGCTTTCACGCTATCGGGCCGCGCGCCCGAGCCCGGCGAAATATGGCGCAATCCCGCGCAGGCCGCGACGCTGCGCAAGATAGCCGCAACCGGCGCGCGCGCCTTCTATGAGGGCGAGACAGCCGAGGCGATAGACGCTTTTTCGAAATCATGCGGCGGCTGGCTCCGCCTGGAAGACCTGGCGGCCTTCCGCCCCGAATGGGTAGAGCCGATATCCGTGAACTACAAGGGATACGACGTCTGGGAGATACCGCCGAACGGACAGGGCATAACCGCGCTGATGGCGCTCAACATCCTGAATAATTTCGAAATGGCGGAGCGCGAGTGCGCGCGCAGCTACCATATCCAGATAGAGGCGATGAAGCTCGCATTCGCGGAGTCGCTCGCCGAGGTCGCCGACCCGCGCTATATGCGGCGCACTGTCGAGGAGCTGCTGTCGGACGAATTTGCGAAACGCCGCGCCGCGCTGATAGACCCGGAGCGCGCCGGACTGCCTACCTCCGAGCGGCAGAGCTCGGGCGGCACCGTCTATCTCGCGGCGGCGGACGGCGAGGGCGGCATGATCTCTATGATACAGAGCAACTATCACGGCTTCGGCTCCGGCCTATGCGTGCCGGGAACGGGCGTGACTCTCCACAACCGCGGCAACAATTTCTCGCTCGACCCCGAGTCGCCGAACTGCCTCGCACCGGGCAAAAAGCCGTACCATACGATAATCCCGGGCTTCATCACGCGCGGCGGCGAGCCTGTCGGCCCGTTCGGCGTGATGGGGGCCTTCATGCAGCCGCAGGGCCACGTGCAGACGGCGGTCAACATGATAGACTTCGCGCTCAACCCGCAGGAAGCCCTCGACGCGCCGCGCTGGCAGTGGTTCCGCGACCGCTCCGTCGGTCTTGAGCAGGGCGTGCCGAACCATATAGCGGCGAAGCTCGCCGAGATGGGCCACGAGATACGCATGGACTTCGACCGTATCGATTACGGACGCGGGCAGATAATACAGCGTCTTGAAAGCGGCGCTCTGATTGGCGCGACGGAGCCGCGCGCCGACGGTTACGTCGCGGCGTGGTGA